The Lasioglossum baleicum chromosome 15, iyLasBale1, whole genome shotgun sequence genome has a segment encoding these proteins:
- the LOC143216230 gene encoding chymotrypsin inhibitor-like produces MQGKFEILLLLAALYVASAEVVGPECPENAEWNLCGELCAPTCDLPHPNTRLCPHIVCTKFTAGCRCNKGYVRDSEGSGKCILEKDCHV; encoded by the exons ATGCAGGGGAAATTCGAGATATTACTGCTCCTGGCTGCACTCTACGTTGCAT CTGCTGAGGTAGTGGGGCCTGAATGTCCAGAGAACGCGGAATGGAATTTATGTGGTGAATTATGCGCGCCGACCTGCGATTTGCCACACCCGAACACACGGTTGTGCCCACATATC GTGTGCACGAAATTCACCGCCGGCTGCAGATGCAATAAAGGATACGTGAGGGACTCCGAGGGAAGTGGCAAATGCATCCTGGAGAAAGATTGTCATGTttga
- the LOC143216228 gene encoding cysteine-rich venom protein 6-like: protein MSRYNLLVLMTLAVVWAMSAEISNARNCPPNERYSICGRICEPSCADTDPINDNWFCQSNLCWRPITGGCTCDSNFVRNNTYNSPCIPPEKCPNN, encoded by the exons ATGTCCCGCTACAATCTTCTAGTACTGATGACGTTGGCTGTAGTATGGGCTATGT CTGCAGAAATCTCGAATGCGCGGAATTGTCCGCCGAACGAGAGGTATTCCATATGCGGAAGAATTTGCGAACCATCGTGCGCTGATACGGACCCGATAAACGATAATTGGTTCTGCCAGAGCAAT TTGTGCTGGCGACCCATAACAGGGGGTTGCACGTGTGATTCAAATTTCGTGAGGAACAACACATATAATAGTCCCTGCATACCACCGGAAAAGTGCCCTAATAATTAG
- the LOC143216225 gene encoding uncharacterized protein LOC143216225 encodes MSRLFVVGLIISLAVALIAAAKNSTDSAEDHEIMKHSSQTVPLGETSTENPDEGFKHHYRPTHECGDHEKWSKCGKACENTCRRRGICVVKVCDKEWDGCRCKLGYVRNRNGKCVKPRDCNICNYAIARRKTQPRRNYRAEST; translated from the exons ATGTCTCGACTCTTCGTTGTTGGATTAATCATTTCTCTAGCTGTTGCTT TGATCGCAGCAGCGAAGAATTCTACCGACTCTGCAGAGGATCATGAAATAATGAAGCACAGTTCGCAGACGGTGCCACTGGGAGAAACTTCAACAGAGAATCCTGACGAGGGATTCAAACATCATTATCGCCCAACCCACGAGTGTGGTGACCACGAGAAATGGTCGAAATGCGGAAAAGCTTGCGAAAACACCTGCCGAAGGCGCGGCATCTGCGTGGTGAAG GTCTGCGACAAAGAGTGGGACGGCTGCCGGTGCAAGTTGGGATACGTGAGGAACCGTAATGGCAAATGCGTGAAACCGCGAGACTGCAATATATGCAATTATGCAATTGCTCGAAGAAAAACTCAGCCTCGAAGAAATTACAGAGCTGAGTCCACGTAG
- the LOC143216227 gene encoding uncharacterized protein LOC143216227 produces MSRYILVLAFLIAVAFASEESAANDSNSASSEETPDCPKNEAWALCGKICEPSCCTPKPEICPAIACSKLTAACRCKRNFVRNDKQQCVRLAQCKQSCPQK; encoded by the exons ATGTCTCGTTACATTCTCGTTCTGGCTTTTCTCATTGCTGTCGCTT TTGCAAGCGAAGAAAGTGCTGCCAATGACAGCAACAGTGCCAGTTCAGAGGAGACTCCAGATTGTCCAAAGAACGAAGCATGGGCACTTTGCGGGAAAATCTGCGAGCCAAGCTGCTGCACCCCCAAGCCAGAAATCTGTCCAGCTATC GCATGTTCGAAATTAACGGCTGCGTGTCGCTGCAAGCGCAACTTCGTCCGAAACGACAAGCAACAGTGCGTCAGGCTTGCACAGTGCAAGCAAAGCTGTCCTCAAAAGTAA